Proteins encoded together in one Prunus dulcis chromosome 3, ALMONDv2, whole genome shotgun sequence window:
- the LOC117620715 gene encoding 3-hydroxyisobutyryl-CoA hydrolase-like protein 5 isoform X1 encodes MAQEVVNSDEVVLGEEIEHVRLITLNRPRHLNVISSKVVSLLAEYLEKWEKDDKAELVIIKGSGRAFSAGGDLKMFYDGRNSKDSCLEVAYRMYWLGYHIHTYKKTQVALVHGISMGGGASLMVPMKFSVVTEKTVFATPEASIGFHTDCGFSYILSHLPGHLGEFFALTGARLNGKELVAAGLATHFVPLEKLSDLEKRLISLNSGDENAVKAVIEEFAVEVQPDEQSVLNKQSIIDECFSKDTVAEIIKSFEAESTKEGNGWIGPVLKGLKRSSPTGLRITLRSIREGRKQTLPESLKKEFRLTINILRAIISEDVYEGIRALTIDKDNAPKWNPPSLDNAGDEKIDQVFQPFEEDLELQIPEKEEHRWDGKYENSPYASLKVTD; translated from the exons ATGGCACAAGAAGTTGTAAATTCAGATGAG GTTGTTCTTGGAGAAGAAATAGAGCATGTGAGGTTGATCACCTTGAACAGGCCTCGTCATTTGAATGTCATCTCATCAAAAGTG GTTTCTTTGCTAGCAGAATACTTGGAAAAGTGGGAAAAAGATGATAAAGCTGAGCTTGTAATTATCAAG GGATCGGGTCGAGCTTTTTCAGCGGGTGGGGACTTGAAGATGTTCTATGATGGCAGGAACTCAA AGGATTCCTGCCTTGAAGTGGCTTACAGAATGTATTGGCTTGGCTATCACATTCATACTTATAAGAAAACCCAG GTGGCTCTGGTCCATGGAATTTCAATGGGCGGAGGCGCATCTTTAATGGTCCCAATGAAGTTCTCGGTAGTCACAGAAAAAACT GTATTTGCCACTCCGGAAGCTAGTATTGGCTTTCATACTGATTGTGGTTTCTCATATATACTATCCCATCTTCCTGGGCATCTCG GGGAGTTCTTTGCCTTAACAGGAGCAAGACTGAATGGTAAGGAATTGGTTGCAGCTGGATTGGCAACCCATTTTGTCCCTCTTGAG AAATTATCTGATCTAGAGAAGCGTTTGATAAGCTTAAACTCTGGAGATGAGAATGCAGTCAAAGCTGTGATTGAAGAATTTGCAGTGGAAGTCCAGCCTGATGAACAAAGTGTTTTAAACAA GCAGTCAATAATTGATGAGTGCTTCTCCAAAGATACAGTGGCTGagattataaaatcattt GAAGCAGAGTCAACCAAAGAAGGAAATGGATGGATAGGTCCAGTTCTGAAGGGCTTAAAAAGATCATCCCCTACAGGATTGAGAATAACACTAAGATCG ATTCGTGAAGGCAGGAAGCAAACATTGCCTGAAAGTCTGAAGAAGGAATTTAGACTCACAATCAATATACTAAGAGCCATAATATCTGAGGATGTATATGAG GGAATTAGAGCTCTCACTATTGACAAGGATAATGCCCCTAAG TGGAACCCACCATCTCTTGACAATGCGGGTGATGAGAAGATAGACCAAGTGTTTCAGCCGTTTGAAGAAGATTTGGAGCTCCAGATTCCTGAAAAGGAAGAACACAG GTGGGATGGCAAATATGAGAATTCACCTTATGCATCTTTGAAGGTGACTGACTAA
- the LOC117620715 gene encoding 3-hydroxyisobutyryl-CoA hydrolase-like protein 5 isoform X2, producing the protein MAQEVVNSDEVVLGEEIEHVRLITLNRPRHLNVISSKVVSLLAEYLEKWEKDDKAELVIIKGSGRAFSAGGDLKMFYDGRNSKDSCLEVAYRMYWLGYHIHTYKKTQVALVHGISMGGGASLMVPMKFSVVTEKTVFATPEASIGFHTDCGFSYILSHLPGHLGEFFALTGARLNGKELVAAGLATHFVPLEKLSDLEKRLISLNSGDENAVKAVIEEFAVEVQPDEQSVLNKQSIIDECFSKDTVAEIIKSFEAESTKEGNGWIGPVLKGLKRSSPTGLRITLRSWNPPSLDNAGDEKIDQVFQPFEEDLELQIPEKEEHRWDGKYENSPYASLKVTD; encoded by the exons ATGGCACAAGAAGTTGTAAATTCAGATGAG GTTGTTCTTGGAGAAGAAATAGAGCATGTGAGGTTGATCACCTTGAACAGGCCTCGTCATTTGAATGTCATCTCATCAAAAGTG GTTTCTTTGCTAGCAGAATACTTGGAAAAGTGGGAAAAAGATGATAAAGCTGAGCTTGTAATTATCAAG GGATCGGGTCGAGCTTTTTCAGCGGGTGGGGACTTGAAGATGTTCTATGATGGCAGGAACTCAA AGGATTCCTGCCTTGAAGTGGCTTACAGAATGTATTGGCTTGGCTATCACATTCATACTTATAAGAAAACCCAG GTGGCTCTGGTCCATGGAATTTCAATGGGCGGAGGCGCATCTTTAATGGTCCCAATGAAGTTCTCGGTAGTCACAGAAAAAACT GTATTTGCCACTCCGGAAGCTAGTATTGGCTTTCATACTGATTGTGGTTTCTCATATATACTATCCCATCTTCCTGGGCATCTCG GGGAGTTCTTTGCCTTAACAGGAGCAAGACTGAATGGTAAGGAATTGGTTGCAGCTGGATTGGCAACCCATTTTGTCCCTCTTGAG AAATTATCTGATCTAGAGAAGCGTTTGATAAGCTTAAACTCTGGAGATGAGAATGCAGTCAAAGCTGTGATTGAAGAATTTGCAGTGGAAGTCCAGCCTGATGAACAAAGTGTTTTAAACAA GCAGTCAATAATTGATGAGTGCTTCTCCAAAGATACAGTGGCTGagattataaaatcattt GAAGCAGAGTCAACCAAAGAAGGAAATGGATGGATAGGTCCAGTTCTGAAGGGCTTAAAAAGATCATCCCCTACAGGATTGAGAATAACACTAAGATCG TGGAACCCACCATCTCTTGACAATGCGGGTGATGAGAAGATAGACCAAGTGTTTCAGCCGTTTGAAGAAGATTTGGAGCTCCAGATTCCTGAAAAGGAAGAACACAG GTGGGATGGCAAATATGAGAATTCACCTTATGCATCTTTGAAGGTGACTGACTAA